The following coding sequences are from one Capsicum annuum cultivar UCD-10X-F1 chromosome 3, UCD10Xv1.1, whole genome shotgun sequence window:
- the LOC107863853 gene encoding magnesium transporter MRS2-I isoform X2: protein MKTGVSRSWILVDNKGQTSILDLDKYAIMKRVSIHARDLRILDPLLSYPSAILGREKAIVLNLEHIKAIITTEEVLLRDPLDDNVLPVVEELQRRLPLPAIGLGEGEDDDHPVVNGTQNEMQTDEPIEFPFEFRALEVALEGVCSYLDTQTRELETAAYPALDELTSKISSRNLDRVRKLKSAMTRLTSRVQKVRDDLEQLLEDDDDMADLYLSRKLSARVSSPLSGQVAPYWSPDSSTVGSKLLSRASRISGITHEETDVEELEMLLEAYFVQIESTMNKLTTLREYIDDTEDYINIQLDNHRNQLIQVVMLAGIASASVFLSIITYARHKGLVGS, encoded by the exons ATGAAAACAGGGGTATCAAGAAGTTGGATATTGGTGGACAATAAGGGGCAGACTAGTATATTGGATTTAGATAAGTATGCTATtatgaaaagagtttcaatacATGCTAGAGATCTTCGTATTCTTGATCCTTTGCTTTCTTATCCTTCTGCTATACTTGGCAGAGAAAAGGCTATTGTGCTCAATTTGGAG CATATCAAAGCAATTATTACTACAGAAGAG GTATTGCTTCGTGACCCACTGGATGATAATGTTCTTCCTGTTGTTGAAGAACTTCAAAGAAGATTGCCACTGCCTGCTATTGGCTTaggagaaggtgaagatgatgaCCATCCTGTTGTTAATGGGACACAAAATGAAATGCAAACTGATGAACCAATTG AGTTTCCATTTGAATTTCGAGCTTTAGAAGTAGCACTAGAAGGAGTATGCAGTTATCTTGACACTCAGACACGAGAACTGGAGACGGCTGCTTACCCTGCTTTAGATGAGCTCACCTCCAAG ATTAGTAGTCGTAACCTGGATAGAGTGCGCAAATTGAAGAGTGCAATGACTAGGTTGACCAGTCGGGTTCAGAAA GTCAGGGATGATCTTGAACAACTTCTTGAAGATGACGATGACATGGCTGACCTTTACCTCTCAAGAAAATTATCTGCCAGAGTTTCATCCCCCCTGAGTGGCCAGGTGGCACCTTACTGGTCCCCTGATTCTTCAACAGTAGGCTCAAAGTTATTATCCAGAGCAAGCAGGATCAGTGGTATAACTCATGAGGAGACTGATGTTGAGGAGCTTGAGATGTTGCTTGAG GCTTACTTTGTGCAAATTGAAAGCACGATGAACAAATTGACCACG TTGCGCGAATATATTGATGACACCGAGGATTACATCAATATTCAG CTGGACAATCATCGAAATCAGCTGATCCAG GTTGTCATGCTTGCTGGAATTGCTTCTGCATCCGTTTTCCTATCAATAATTACATATGCTCGGCACAAGGGTCTCGTTGGATCTTAA
- the LOC107863853 gene encoding magnesium transporter MRS2-I isoform X1 has translation MKTGVSRSWILVDNKGQTSILDLDKYAIMKRVSIHARDLRILDPLLSYPSAILGREKAIVLNLEHIKAIITTEEVLLRDPLDDNVLPVVEELQRRLPLPAIGLGEGEDDDHPVVNGTQNEMQTDEPIEFPFEFRALEVALEGVCSYLDTQTRELETAAYPALDELTSKISSRNLDRVRKLKSAMTRLTSRVQKVRDDLEQLLEDDDDMADLYLSRKLSARVSSPLSGQVAPYWSPDSSTVGSKLLSRASRISGITHEETDVEELEMLLEAYFVQIESTMNKLTTLREYIDDTEDYINIQLDNHRNQLIQLELFLSSGTVCLTVYSLVAAIFGMNIPHPWKNDHGYLFKWVVMLAGIASASVFLSIITYARHKGLVGS, from the exons ATGAAAACAGGGGTATCAAGAAGTTGGATATTGGTGGACAATAAGGGGCAGACTAGTATATTGGATTTAGATAAGTATGCTATtatgaaaagagtttcaatacATGCTAGAGATCTTCGTATTCTTGATCCTTTGCTTTCTTATCCTTCTGCTATACTTGGCAGAGAAAAGGCTATTGTGCTCAATTTGGAG CATATCAAAGCAATTATTACTACAGAAGAG GTATTGCTTCGTGACCCACTGGATGATAATGTTCTTCCTGTTGTTGAAGAACTTCAAAGAAGATTGCCACTGCCTGCTATTGGCTTaggagaaggtgaagatgatgaCCATCCTGTTGTTAATGGGACACAAAATGAAATGCAAACTGATGAACCAATTG AGTTTCCATTTGAATTTCGAGCTTTAGAAGTAGCACTAGAAGGAGTATGCAGTTATCTTGACACTCAGACACGAGAACTGGAGACGGCTGCTTACCCTGCTTTAGATGAGCTCACCTCCAAG ATTAGTAGTCGTAACCTGGATAGAGTGCGCAAATTGAAGAGTGCAATGACTAGGTTGACCAGTCGGGTTCAGAAA GTCAGGGATGATCTTGAACAACTTCTTGAAGATGACGATGACATGGCTGACCTTTACCTCTCAAGAAAATTATCTGCCAGAGTTTCATCCCCCCTGAGTGGCCAGGTGGCACCTTACTGGTCCCCTGATTCTTCAACAGTAGGCTCAAAGTTATTATCCAGAGCAAGCAGGATCAGTGGTATAACTCATGAGGAGACTGATGTTGAGGAGCTTGAGATGTTGCTTGAG GCTTACTTTGTGCAAATTGAAAGCACGATGAACAAATTGACCACG TTGCGCGAATATATTGATGACACCGAGGATTACATCAATATTCAG CTGGACAATCATCGAAATCAGCTGATCCAG TTGGAGCTGTTCCTGAGTTCTGGTACAGTTTGTTTGACTGTGTACTCCTTGGTGGCTGCAATTTTTGGAATGAATATTCCACATCCATGGAAGAATGACCATGGTTACCTTTTTAAATGG GTTGTCATGCTTGCTGGAATTGCTTCTGCATCCGTTTTCCTATCAATAATTACATATGCTCGGCACAAGGGTCTCGTTGGATCTTAA